A genome region from Aliivibrio salmonicida LFI1238 includes the following:
- a CDS encoding IS982-like element ISVsa6 family transposase: MNKLVDIFCDVDDFCYQFLSQWEKYLVEASERKRKRQSVMSTSECMTIVIAFHQSNHRDFKNFYIGLVHQYWKGYFPNLLSYTRFVSKMPSLIAPMCAYFQSIKGKPTGIAFVDSTSLKVCHNIRIPRHKVFDGVAKRGKGTMGWFFGFKLHLLINHLGEIISLKITAGNVNDRTPVPDLCKELSGKLYADKGYIGKKLSESLKNSDVDLVTTSRKNMKAKEISAFDKAMLSKRYIIETINDQLKNISQIEHSRHRSVTGFMLNVISGVVAYCLKKQKPRIKLSECEFELILA, from the coding sequence ATGAATAAATTAGTTGATATATTTTGTGATGTCGATGATTTTTGTTATCAATTCTTATCTCAATGGGAAAAATACCTTGTTGAGGCTAGTGAGAGAAAAAGAAAACGTCAGTCAGTAATGTCTACTAGTGAATGTATGACTATTGTCATCGCTTTTCATCAATCAAATCATAGAGATTTCAAGAACTTCTATATCGGGTTAGTTCATCAATATTGGAAAGGATACTTTCCAAATTTACTTAGCTACACTCGATTTGTGAGCAAAATGCCTAGCCTAATCGCCCCAATGTGTGCCTATTTTCAATCTATCAAAGGTAAGCCGACTGGCATTGCTTTTGTTGACTCCACGAGTCTTAAAGTATGCCATAACATTCGAATTCCTCGCCATAAAGTCTTTGATGGTGTTGCGAAAAGAGGAAAAGGTACCATGGGATGGTTTTTCGGCTTCAAACTTCATTTATTGATTAACCATCTTGGAGAAATTATTTCGCTGAAAATCACAGCTGGCAATGTAAATGATAGGACTCCTGTACCTGATTTATGCAAAGAACTCTCGGGGAAATTGTACGCTGATAAAGGGTACATAGGTAAAAAGTTGAGTGAGAGCTTAAAGAACTCTGATGTCGATTTAGTGACTACCTCGCGAAAAAACATGAAAGCAAAAGAGATAAGTGCTTTTGATAAGGCTATGTTATCAAAGAGATACATTATCGAAACGATAAATGACCAATTGAAGAATATCTCTCAAATTGAACATAGCCGTCATCGTAGCGTGACTGGTTTCATGCTAAATGTAATTTCAGGCGTTGTGGCTTATTGTTTAAAAAAACAAAAGCCACGAATTAAGCTATCAGAATGTGAATTTGAACTAATCCTCGCTTAA
- a CDS encoding CinA family nicotinamide mononucleotide deamidase-related protein, protein MLQIAMISTGEEVLHGDIVDTNAAWMSQLFYQHGFKLSNRSTVGDNIDSLVSEIQHQSQNASIVIVNGGLGPTSDDISGEAAAKVMNCPLVMSQYWLDRMQARYLEQGKEMPRSNIKQAMLPEGAQLIENPVGTACGFFIELNKTIVIFTPGVPSEFKVMVEHQILPRMKQWHPMTEASECSRLFTFGLSESGIQDKLQSVRLPHGFDIGYRSSLPFIEVKLFGPANHDGRFPTLETIYHLLGDNVVSVDESMLPNVGALLSEFMLNFTVAEQATGGWLTNWLQEDEQIRSCMKQGWILSSKIDQQMAGQDPLAAALALAAATRERTQTSIGLASGPMFNGKVAVALSTAYGEWGQLISLKRDYNYNDMRSLVSTLMLDMLRRCLEKKPMFGQYESINRESEIYVPQSAL, encoded by the coding sequence ATGTTGCAAATTGCAATGATCAGCACAGGAGAGGAAGTCTTACATGGCGACATTGTTGACACCAATGCAGCATGGATGTCTCAGTTATTTTATCAGCATGGGTTTAAGTTATCTAACCGCTCAACGGTTGGGGATAACATAGATTCATTGGTTTCTGAAATTCAGCATCAAAGTCAAAATGCCTCTATTGTGATTGTTAATGGGGGGTTAGGCCCTACCTCTGATGATATTTCTGGAGAAGCGGCTGCGAAAGTAATGAACTGTCCACTTGTGATGTCACAATATTGGCTAGATCGCATGCAGGCTCGTTATTTAGAGCAGGGTAAAGAGATGCCACGGAGTAACATTAAACAAGCAATGTTACCTGAAGGTGCTCAGTTGATTGAGAACCCTGTTGGTACTGCGTGTGGTTTCTTCATTGAATTAAATAAAACAATCGTTATCTTTACTCCAGGCGTCCCATCGGAGTTTAAAGTAATGGTTGAGCATCAAATCTTGCCACGTATGAAACAATGGCATCCAATGACTGAAGCGTCTGAATGCAGCCGATTGTTTACGTTTGGTTTATCAGAATCGGGTATTCAGGATAAGCTTCAAAGTGTACGACTTCCGCATGGTTTTGATATTGGATACCGTTCTTCGTTACCCTTTATTGAAGTGAAATTATTTGGTCCGGCAAATCATGATGGACGCTTCCCTACGTTAGAGACGATATATCACCTTCTAGGGGACAACGTTGTTAGTGTTGATGAATCAATGCTCCCTAATGTTGGTGCATTACTGTCTGAATTTATGCTGAACTTTACGGTTGCGGAGCAGGCGACGGGTGGGTGGTTAACCAATTGGTTGCAAGAAGATGAACAAATTCGCTCTTGCATGAAGCAGGGTTGGATTTTATCTTCTAAAATTGATCAGCAAATGGCAGGGCAAGATCCACTGGCTGCTGCTTTAGCACTGGCGGCGGCAACACGAGAGAGAACTCAAACGTCAATTGGTTTAGCTTCTGGTCCTATGTTTAATGGCAAAGTTGCTGTTGCATTATCAACGGCTTATGGCGAATGGGGACAGTTAATCAGCCTAAAGCGTGATTATAATTATAATGATATGCGTTCATTAGTCTCGACACTCATGTTAGATATGCTGCGTCGTTGTTTAGAAAAGAAACCGATGTTTGGTCAATATGAATCGATAAATCGTGAATCAGAAATTTACGTACCACAGAGTGCATTATAG
- a CDS encoding MBL fold metallo-hydrolase translates to MSLQYQIIPVTAYEQNCSIVWCDETMKGVVVDPGGDVDLLKQAIDALNIDVVSLVLTHGHLDHVGGTEPLAALTGAPIIGPHKEDEFWLQGLPSQSQRFGFPHTDAFEPNQWLEEGDIVEFGNQALHVLHTPGHTPGHVILFNQEAKMAFVGDVLFKGAIGRSDFPKGDYETLIASIKTKLWPLGNEMKFVPGHGPESTFGYERKTNPFVADELPLW, encoded by the coding sequence ATGAGCTTACAATATCAAATTATTCCGGTTACTGCTTATGAGCAAAACTGCTCTATTGTTTGGTGTGATGAAACAATGAAAGGAGTGGTGGTTGATCCTGGTGGTGATGTGGATCTTCTAAAACAAGCGATAGACGCATTGAATATCGATGTGGTTAGTTTGGTACTAACTCATGGTCACTTAGACCACGTTGGTGGCACAGAGCCTTTAGCTGCATTAACGGGTGCTCCAATTATTGGTCCGCATAAAGAAGATGAATTTTGGTTACAAGGGCTTCCAAGTCAAAGTCAACGATTTGGTTTTCCACATACCGATGCGTTTGAACCCAATCAATGGTTAGAGGAAGGCGATATTGTTGAATTTGGTAATCAAGCACTGCATGTGCTGCATACTCCGGGTCATACTCCCGGTCATGTAATACTGTTTAATCAAGAAGCTAAGATGGCATTTGTTGGTGATGTATTGTTTAAAGGTGCGATTGGTCGTTCTGATTTCCCTAAAGGTGATTACGAAACATTAATTGCATCAATTAAAACAAAACTGTGGCCTTTAGGTAATGAGATGAAATTTGTACCGGGACATGGACCTGAGTCTACGTTTGGTTATGAACGTAAAACAAATCCATTTGTAGCGGATGAATTGCCTCTTTGGTAA
- a CDS encoding IS66-like element ISVsa2 family transposase, with product MTDKIKPLPDTIDELKALVLQLENKYNRLLEQFRLAQHQRFGKSSESDSTQFDLFNETEEEIIIENDDTQTITYTRQKPKRQRLPEDLPRTVIIHDIKDKTCKCCGLEMHAMGKDISEKLEFVPAKVEVIQHVRPKYACRNCEKNNTSVDIKQAPMPASPIPKGIATASLLAQIITAKFQYSLPLYRQETLFQQWGIIIGRRTMADWLIKCSVLFTPLNNELHRILLEQPTLHCDETTVNVLDVEKAKCYMWVYCSGYDSPGSGVLPGIVLYDYQSSRHGYHPVNFLKGYNGYLHTDGYQGYEQTEAILVGCWAHARRRFIEAQRVQVKGKTGSADWVLSKIQKLYRIESLLKEASPEAKYVARQTEARDLLKELRDWLDSAVSRVSPKTKLGEAISYTLNQWDKLVRYIDDGLLSIDNNRAERAVKPFVIGRKNWLFSGSTAGADSSAMLYSIVETAKANGLIPYDYIRYCLDRLCVGSPDIDSLLPWNVKDKV from the coding sequence ATGACTGATAAAATAAAACCACTTCCTGATACCATTGACGAGCTGAAAGCACTTGTGCTTCAGCTTGAAAATAAATATAACCGTCTTCTAGAGCAATTTCGGCTGGCTCAACATCAGCGCTTTGGTAAAAGCAGTGAATCTGACTCGACTCAATTTGATTTATTCAATGAAACAGAAGAAGAAATCATCATTGAAAATGATGACACACAAACGATTACCTACACTCGTCAAAAGCCAAAACGCCAACGCTTACCTGAAGACTTACCGCGTACTGTTATTATCCACGACATAAAAGATAAAACTTGTAAGTGTTGCGGTCTAGAGATGCATGCGATGGGTAAAGACATCAGTGAAAAGTTGGAATTTGTACCAGCTAAAGTGGAAGTTATTCAACATGTTCGTCCTAAATATGCTTGCCGAAATTGTGAAAAAAACAATACTTCAGTAGACATTAAACAAGCCCCAATGCCAGCGTCACCAATCCCTAAAGGGATTGCGACCGCAAGTTTACTTGCTCAAATTATTACGGCTAAATTTCAATACAGTCTTCCACTTTATCGTCAAGAAACGTTATTTCAGCAATGGGGTATCATTATTGGACGGCGAACGATGGCGGATTGGTTAATAAAATGCTCGGTACTATTTACCCCTCTTAATAACGAGTTACATCGTATTTTGCTTGAACAACCCACTCTGCATTGTGATGAAACAACGGTAAATGTGTTGGATGTGGAAAAAGCAAAATGTTATATGTGGGTCTACTGCTCTGGCTATGATTCTCCAGGCTCTGGTGTTTTGCCTGGAATTGTACTTTATGATTATCAATCTAGCAGGCATGGCTACCATCCAGTTAACTTTTTAAAAGGTTATAACGGGTATTTACATACCGATGGTTACCAAGGTTATGAACAAACTGAAGCGATTTTAGTTGGCTGTTGGGCACACGCACGTCGACGATTTATTGAGGCTCAACGTGTTCAAGTAAAAGGGAAAACAGGGAGTGCAGATTGGGTATTGAGTAAAATCCAAAAGCTATACCGGATCGAATCGTTATTAAAAGAGGCTTCCCCTGAAGCCAAGTATGTTGCTAGGCAGACAGAAGCCCGCGATTTACTTAAAGAGCTCCGTGATTGGCTTGATAGCGCAGTTAGTCGAGTATCACCTAAAACAAAATTAGGTGAGGCGATTAGCTATACATTAAATCAATGGGATAAATTAGTTCGTTATATTGATGATGGATTGTTATCTATTGATAACAATCGAGCAGAGCGAGCGGTTAAACCGTTTGTTATCGGCCGGAAAAACTGGTTATTTTCGGGTTCAACGGCTGGTGCAGATTCAAGTGCAATGCTTTACAGCATTGTAGAAACAGCAAAGGCAAACGGATTAATCCCTTACGATTATATTAGGTATTGTCTAGATCGTTTATGTGTTGGATCGCCAGATATCGATTCACTTTTACCTTGGAATGTAAAAGACAAGGTGTAG
- a CDS encoding DUF3943 domain-containing protein, producing MKKQAIASLLLGCTASTQAFALDTNSAYDIDYKSDCSSNIYSSYCSAASFDFSPVRLAGDVTPSKKADNNDFATEQVPHYLRVSDQRDWDYLLAQSYTILGLSVATVGLMTFLPESITKWDSEDSSLKGLGSKWKDNVTAGPVWDKDEHFLNYVMHPYFGGVYYTAARHAGFNEFESFLYSTTMSTFFWEYGVEAFAEVPSIQDLFVTPFFGAVVGELMLQQELSITANGGEVLGSDTLGSVSLFFLNPVGHIHYWVTDAWGGDTEVNLAYNAWFSNGDAAQFAYDAGMPYTDQFVGLEVKLKF from the coding sequence GTGAAAAAACAAGCAATAGCCAGTTTGCTTTTAGGGTGCACTGCGTCAACACAAGCATTTGCACTTGATACTAACAGCGCTTATGACATCGATTATAAAAGTGATTGTTCTAGCAACATTTATTCAAGCTATTGCTCTGCGGCTTCATTTGATTTCTCCCCTGTACGGTTAGCGGGTGATGTGACGCCATCAAAAAAAGCGGATAATAACGATTTCGCGACAGAACAAGTCCCCCATTATCTACGCGTATCTGATCAACGAGATTGGGATTACTTACTCGCGCAATCCTATACAATCCTTGGCTTAAGTGTTGCCACTGTTGGTTTAATGACATTTCTACCAGAAAGTATCACTAAATGGGATTCTGAAGATTCAAGTCTTAAAGGTCTTGGCTCTAAATGGAAAGATAATGTCACAGCGGGTCCTGTTTGGGATAAAGATGAGCATTTCTTAAACTATGTAATGCACCCTTATTTTGGTGGTGTGTACTATACCGCAGCTCGACATGCCGGTTTTAATGAATTTGAATCGTTCCTATACTCAACAACGATGTCTACTTTTTTCTGGGAATATGGTGTAGAAGCATTTGCTGAAGTCCCATCAATTCAAGATTTATTTGTAACGCCTTTCTTTGGTGCCGTTGTTGGTGAGCTAATGCTGCAACAAGAGCTTAGTATCACGGCAAATGGTGGCGAAGTATTAGGATCAGACACATTAGGTAGCGTCAGCTTATTCTTCTTAAACCCAGTGGGTCATATTCATTATTGGGTAACCGATGCATGGGGTGGAGATACTGAAGTTAACCTTGCTTATAATGCTTGGTTTAGTAATGGTGATGCGGCACAATTTGCTTATGATGCAGGCATGCCTTACACCGACCAATTTGTCGGCCTTGAAGTTAAATTAAAATTCTAA
- a CDS encoding aromatic amino acid transport family protein, which produces MKSKVFGSSLIIAGTTIGAGMLALPLVSASLGFFTASVLMIAIWAVMSYTSLLMLEVHQHSDRSATLHSLALQFLGKNGQRLATFSMLFLFYALCAAYIAGGSEQFHTKINQLSFISLSKTSSTILFTLIIAFIISLGTKTVDFINRGLFSLKIVMLIAILFFLTPNISGEYLLALPVEQGVFITALPVVFTSFGFHGSIPSIVKYLELDIKKIKISLLVGSSIPLVIYLFWQGITLGLLSQSEFSTINSLTAFITTIQNSIDKAYIQQALSLFADLALITSFIGVSLGLFDFLRDSSKKWQQSTIITALLTYTPPLLFALFYPQGFIMALGYAAIALVILALFLPVALVVSARKVHTGTHYQVASKNLGLIVAVILGITIIGCQIVVSL; this is translated from the coding sequence ATGAAGTCAAAAGTATTCGGAAGTTCACTTATAATTGCAGGAACGACCATCGGTGCAGGCATGCTAGCCTTGCCATTAGTCTCGGCAAGTCTTGGATTCTTTACAGCAAGTGTATTAATGATAGCCATTTGGGCAGTGATGAGCTATACGAGTTTGCTGATGCTAGAAGTTCATCAGCACAGTGATCGTTCAGCAACATTGCATAGCTTAGCTTTGCAGTTTCTGGGAAAGAATGGACAACGACTGGCTACCTTTTCGATGCTTTTTCTTTTTTACGCTTTATGTGCCGCTTACATTGCCGGAGGCAGTGAGCAATTTCACACCAAAATTAATCAACTCTCTTTTATTTCATTATCGAAAACGAGTTCAACGATTCTATTCACCCTTATTATCGCGTTCATTATTTCACTAGGCACAAAAACCGTCGATTTTATTAATCGTGGGTTATTTAGCTTAAAAATCGTAATGCTAATTGCGATACTCTTCTTCTTAACCCCGAATATTAGTGGCGAGTACTTATTAGCATTACCGGTTGAACAAGGCGTTTTCATTACGGCTTTACCTGTAGTGTTTACCTCTTTTGGTTTCCACGGAAGTATTCCTTCGATAGTGAAATACTTAGAACTTGATATTAAGAAAATTAAAATCAGTTTATTGGTTGGATCATCAATTCCACTTGTCATTTACCTTTTTTGGCAAGGCATTACACTTGGTCTATTGTCGCAAAGTGAATTCTCAACGATAAATAGCTTAACCGCCTTTATAACGACGATTCAAAACTCGATAGATAAAGCTTACATTCAACAAGCCTTGTCCTTATTTGCCGATCTCGCTTTGATCACGTCATTTATAGGAGTCAGTCTTGGATTGTTTGACTTTTTACGTGATTCATCTAAAAAATGGCAACAATCTACCATTATTACGGCATTACTAACTTACACTCCTCCCTTGTTATTTGCTTTGTTTTATCCACAAGGATTTATTATGGCACTAGGGTATGCCGCTATTGCACTTGTTATTTTAGCGTTATTTTTGCCTGTTGCTTTGGTTGTTTCTGCACGAAAAGTACATACAGGCACTCATTACCAAGTAGCAAGTAAGAACTTGGGGTTAATCGTAGCGGTCATCCTTGGAATAACAATAATTGGCTGCCAAATAGTGGTATCACTCTAA
- a CDS encoding IS4 family transposase has translation MDVSQALNIINDWKPSNVETLADLLPIHLIDEAYSLTDTVTMRKRKLTLESMVWLLVGMAIYNNKSMKDLVNQLDIVDRTGKAFVAPSALTQRRKNLGEAAMKAVFERMTSSWLKSANLPKWNGLTLLGVDGVVWRAPDNQKNEEAFSRQKGTQYPQVRMVCQMELSSHLITASAFDNYNTNEMILAEKLIDSTPDHSVTMFDKGFYSLGLLHKWQMTGSERHWLIPLKKNTQYEIIRSLGRNDKLVILRSNPRARKLFSNLPETMTARLVTRKIKGKDYQVLTSMIDPLRYPLKDIVGLYEHRWEIELGYREQKQYMLGNRLTLRSRLPELVKQELWGILLTYNLIRYQMVELCFNLKGNYLPYQLSFNGTLAHVSALLVGLPYSTPGAIPRQLKGFHQMAESLILDRRRERTFPRMVKPRPQRYARNKNAIHP, from the coding sequence ATGGATGTTTCTCAAGCTCTAAACATAATCAATGACTGGAAACCTAGCAACGTAGAGACTCTCGCTGATTTACTTCCAATCCATCTGATTGATGAGGCTTATTCTCTCACTGATACGGTGACGATGAGGAAGCGAAAGCTTACTCTTGAATCAATGGTATGGTTACTTGTTGGTATGGCTATCTATAACAATAAATCCATGAAGGATTTAGTTAATCAGCTTGATATTGTAGACCGTACAGGTAAAGCTTTTGTCGCTCCTAGTGCCCTTACTCAGCGCCGAAAAAATCTAGGTGAAGCAGCAATGAAAGCAGTCTTTGAGCGAATGACAAGTTCCTGGCTTAAGAGTGCTAATCTTCCTAAATGGAATGGACTAACTCTCTTAGGCGTTGATGGTGTTGTATGGAGAGCACCTGATAACCAGAAAAATGAAGAGGCTTTTTCTCGCCAAAAAGGAACTCAATATCCACAGGTAAGAATGGTTTGCCAAATGGAGCTAAGCAGTCATCTTATTACAGCGAGCGCTTTCGATAATTACAATACAAATGAAATGATATTGGCAGAGAAGTTAATAGATAGTACACCTGACCATAGCGTAACTATGTTCGATAAGGGGTTCTATTCATTAGGATTACTACATAAATGGCAGATGACAGGCTCAGAGCGTCACTGGCTTATTCCCCTTAAAAAAAATACTCAATATGAAATAATTCGATCGCTAGGTCGTAATGACAAACTTGTTATTCTTCGGAGTAACCCAAGAGCAAGAAAACTGTTTTCTAATTTACCTGAAACGATGACTGCTCGTCTCGTGACTCGAAAAATTAAAGGAAAAGATTATCAAGTTCTGACGTCAATGATTGACCCATTACGTTACCCATTGAAAGATATAGTCGGTCTTTATGAGCATCGTTGGGAAATAGAATTGGGTTACCGAGAGCAGAAACAATACATGTTAGGAAATCGCTTAACACTACGAAGCCGTCTGCCTGAATTAGTGAAACAAGAACTATGGGGTATCTTGTTGACTTATAATTTAATTCGCTACCAAATGGTAGAGCTTTGCTTTAATTTAAAAGGAAATTATCTCCCTTATCAATTGAGTTTTAATGGGACACTTGCTCATGTATCTGCATTATTAGTTGGTTTACCATACTCAACGCCAGGAGCGATCCCTCGACAATTAAAAGGCTTCCACCAGATGGCTGAAAGCTTAATACTTGATAGGCGAAGGGAAAGAACATTCCCTCGAATGGTAAAACCAAGACCTCAACGATATGCCAGAAACAAGAATGCCATTCACCCTTAA
- a CDS encoding sensor domain-containing diguanylate cyclase, with protein MYPVIKNEARYLGFYYKINAEIAGNQEDSNKAEEYHLLSIENMKASNNDYYLSEMILEYCHFLTSNNKFDVLDDYIQQGLVIAKSLESDKLIDGFNDIILLRIQDIKDITIREEHYKTLTSSLLNSRRELLKRENEYLQQLYRLNTTKLELSTMKALSDNLAVINKIGQYISTSTDIQSILPKIQHDLSSLFQTDTLALGFYEQHKNEIVIHYLDDSTIVDAPYVTHCDKEATYMSYCISTATPFYFNHMTCEEKITLLGDSCNKKVNFHSAMFAPIFINNEVNAVFTIQAKESYQYQAFHFELFSQLISYISISLENQQNRQQLLALSQTDHLTQVWNRKSLDIHFQQLKSQKIKYFTGVMIDIDHYKEYNDTYGHVAGDEVLIQVSNIIKKYFYSLTTNVYRYGGDEFFALLEGIDQEKTQHKLSCMLEELTSLQIPHKNSTCSTYVSASVGIAYLSDNEKNITLNQLIDESDKALYHAKRNGRNQFCERSQFTKLNAETLRH; from the coding sequence TTGTACCCAGTAATAAAAAATGAAGCCAGATACTTAGGTTTTTATTATAAAATCAATGCAGAGATTGCAGGCAACCAAGAAGACAGTAACAAAGCGGAAGAGTACCACTTACTTTCAATTGAAAATATGAAAGCATCTAACAACGATTATTATCTATCAGAAATGATTTTAGAATACTGCCATTTTCTTACGAGTAACAATAAATTTGATGTTCTTGATGATTATATTCAACAAGGGTTAGTCATTGCTAAATCGTTAGAGAGTGATAAATTAATTGATGGTTTCAACGATATTATTCTACTTAGAATTCAAGATATTAAAGATATTACAATTAGAGAGGAGCACTATAAAACACTCACCTCCTCTCTTCTTAATTCAAGACGTGAACTCTTAAAACGCGAAAATGAGTACCTACAACAATTATACCGTTTAAACACCACTAAACTTGAATTAAGTACAATGAAAGCCTTATCAGACAATCTGGCGGTTATTAATAAAATTGGCCAATATATTAGTACCTCGACTGATATACAAAGTATCTTACCAAAGATACAACATGACCTTTCTTCATTATTTCAAACAGACACTCTCGCGTTAGGGTTTTACGAACAACATAAAAATGAGATAGTCATTCATTATTTAGATGACTCTACTATTGTAGATGCCCCCTATGTCACTCATTGTGATAAAGAAGCAACTTACATGAGCTATTGTATTAGTACCGCAACCCCATTTTATTTTAATCACATGACTTGTGAAGAAAAAATAACCTTACTAGGAGATAGCTGCAATAAGAAAGTTAACTTTCACTCTGCGATGTTTGCCCCTATTTTTATTAATAATGAAGTAAATGCGGTATTTACAATTCAAGCAAAAGAGAGCTACCAATACCAAGCCTTTCATTTTGAGCTATTTTCTCAACTGATTAGCTACATCTCTATATCACTTGAAAATCAACAAAACAGACAACAACTTTTAGCGTTATCTCAAACCGATCATCTTACGCAAGTTTGGAATAGAAAATCCCTAGACATTCATTTTCAGCAATTAAAGTCTCAAAAAATAAAATACTTCACAGGGGTAATGATTGATATCGACCATTATAAAGAATACAACGATACTTATGGGCACGTTGCTGGCGACGAGGTATTAATTCAAGTCAGTAATATTATCAAAAAATATTTTTACAGCTTAACCACAAATGTCTACCGCTATGGTGGGGATGAGTTTTTTGCTTTATTAGAAGGCATTGATCAAGAAAAAACACAGCATAAACTATCTTGTATGCTTGAAGAACTTACATCTCTGCAAATTCCACATAAAAATTCAACATGCTCAACCTACGTTTCGGCGTCAGTTGGCATTGCTTATTTATCTGATAATGAAAAAAACATCACGCTAAATCAATTGATTGATGAATCAGATAAAGCGCTCTACCATGCAAAGCGAAACGGCCGAAATCAGTTTTGTGAGCGGTCTCAATTTACCAAATTAAACGCTGAAACCTTAAGGCATTAA
- the yfaE gene encoding class I ribonucleotide reductase maintenance protein YfaE yields MKIYINKIITITNQPNVSLLEMMEQQGMVVESHCRNGDCGTCRCTLVSGEVSYSTFPLAFLAPNEILPCVCTAKTDLVIDDLTFQTLAKKA; encoded by the coding sequence ATGAAAATATACATAAATAAAATAATAACGATCACCAACCAGCCCAATGTTTCTTTGCTAGAAATGATGGAACAACAAGGCATGGTCGTCGAATCACACTGCCGTAACGGTGACTGTGGCACTTGCCGGTGCACGTTAGTGTCTGGAGAAGTCAGTTACTCTACGTTCCCACTTGCTTTTTTAGCCCCTAATGAAATATTGCCTTGCGTTTGTACAGCAAAAACAGATCTTGTTATCGACGATCTTACGTTCCAAACTCTCGCAAAAAAAGCATAA
- the tnpA gene encoding IS66 family insertion sequence element accessory protein TnpA, producing MQKDKKRTPEQWHALFESQQSSKLSAAEFCRNHNILPKTFSARKAQGKQKINASTFLKVEALTSTIIATP from the coding sequence ATGCAAAAAGATAAAAAGAGAACACCAGAGCAATGGCACGCTCTATTTGAATCTCAGCAATCTAGCAAGCTTAGTGCCGCTGAATTTTGTCGTAACCATAATATTCTGCCAAAGACATTTAGTGCACGTAAAGCACAAGGGAAACAAAAGATTAACGCTTCTACTTTCTTGAAAGTAGAAGCGTTAACATCAACTATCATCGCCACTCCATAA
- the tnpB gene encoding IS66 family insertion sequence element accessory protein TnpB (TnpB, as the term is used for proteins encoded by IS66 family insertion elements, is considered an accessory protein, since TnpC, encoded by a neighboring gene, is a DDE family transposase.), with protein sequence MNVFTDVSTIYLHRDFVDFRKAINGLVVIVEQEMQLSPFSDALFIFCNKPRDKLKILYWDKTGFALWYKRLDEDRFKWPRNINNDTLALSEQQLTLLLQGFDILGHQPVHYQTTL encoded by the coding sequence ATGAATGTATTTACTGATGTTTCCACCATTTATCTTCATCGTGATTTTGTCGATTTTCGCAAGGCCATTAATGGCCTTGTCGTGATTGTTGAGCAAGAAATGCAACTATCACCGTTTAGTGATGCTCTATTTATATTTTGCAATAAGCCTCGTGATAAACTCAAAATATTGTATTGGGATAAAACAGGATTCGCTTTATGGTACAAGCGATTAGATGAAGACCGCTTCAAATGGCCACGAAATATAAATAACGATACGTTAGCATTATCAGAGCAGCAACTGACACTGCTATTACAAGGTTTTGATATCTTAGGACATCAACCGGTACATTATCAAACAACCCTTTAA